The Halichoerus grypus chromosome 15, mHalGry1.hap1.1, whole genome shotgun sequence genome includes a window with the following:
- the ZNF574 gene encoding zinc finger protein 574 isoform X2, translated as MTEESEETVLYIEHRYVCSECNQLYGSLEEVLVHQNSHVPQQHFELVGVAEPGVAVATEAASGTGLYQTLVQESQYQCLECGQLLLSPSQLLEHQELHLKMMAPQEAVAAEPPAKAPALSSSTIHYECVDCKALFASQELWLSHRQTHLRGTPAKPAAPVVLGSPVVLGPPVGQARVAVEHSYRKAEEGGEGAAVPSAAAAATTEVVTEVELLLYKCSECSQLFQLPADFLEHQATHFPAPVPESEEPALQQETLTPSPAEVPVSQPDPLPSSDHSYELRNGEAIGRDRRGRKARRNNGGEPGATATQELFCSACDQLFLSPHQLQQHLRSHREGVFKCPLCSRVFPSPSSLDQHLGDHSSESHFLCVDCGLAFGTEALLLAHRRAHTPNPLHSCPCGKTFVNLTKFLYHRRTHGAGGVPLPTTPVPPEEPVIGLPEPAPAETGESEAPEPPVAEESSAGPAAPGTYRCLLCSREFGKALQLTRHQRFVHRLERRHKCGICGKMFKKKSHVRNHLRTHTGERPFPCPDCSKPFNSPANLARHRLTHTGERPYRCGDCGKAFTQSSTLRQHRLVHAQHFPYRCQECGVRFHRPYRLLMHRYHHTGEYPYKCRECPRSFLLRRLLEVHQLVAHAGRQPHRCPSCGAAFPSSLRLREHRCAAAAAQAPRRFECGTCGKKVGSAARLQAHEAAHAAAGPGEVLAKEPPAPRAPRATRAPVASPTTLGGAAPAAPAAPARRRGLECSECKKLFSTETSLQVHRRIHTGERPYPCPDCGKAFRQSTHLKDHRRLHTGERPFACEVCGKAFAISMRLAEHRRIHTGERPYSCPDCGKSYRSFSNLWKHRKTHQQQHQAAVRQQLAEAEAAVGLAVMETAVEALPLVEAIEIYPLAEAEGVQISG; from the coding sequence ATGACCGAGGAATCCGAGGAGACGGTCCTGTACATCGAGCACCGCTATGTCTGCTCCGAGTGCAACCAGCTGTACGGGTCCCTGGAGGAAGTGCTCGTGCACCAGAACTCCCATGTGCCCCAGCAGCACTTCGAGCTGGTGGGCGTGGCTGAGCCTGGAGTCGCGGTGGCCACGGAGGCAGCTTCCGGCACGGGCCTCTATCAGACCCTGGTGCAGGAGAGCCAGTACCAGTGCCTGGAGTGCGGGCAGCTGCTCCTGTCCCCCAGCCAGCTCCTGGAGCACCAGGAGCTGCACCTGAAGATGATGGCTCCCCAGGAGGCGGTGGCGGCCGAGCCGCCAGCCAAGGCACCCGCACTCAGCTCCAGTACCATCCACTATGAGTGTGTGGACTGCAAGGCTCTCTTCGCCAGCCAGGAGCTCTGGCTGAGCCACCGGCAGACGCACCTCCGGGGCACTCCCGCCAAGCCTGCGGCCCCCGTGGTCCTGGGGTCCCCGGTGGTCCTGGGGCCCCCTGTGGGCCAGGCCCGTGTGGCTGTGGAGCACTCCTACCGCAAGGcagaggagggtggggaaggggcagctgTCCcttccgccgccgccgccgccaccactgAGGTGGTCACTGAGGTGGAGCTGCTCCTGTACAAGTGCTCTGAGTGCTCCCAGCTCTTCCAGCTTCCGGCCGACTTCCTGGAGCACCAGGCCACCCACTTCCCTGCCCCGGTCCCCGAGTCGGAGGAGCCCGCCTTGCAGCAGGAGACCCTGACTCCGTCACCTGCGGAGGTGCCTGTGTCCCAGCCCGATCCCCTGCCGTCCTCTGACCACAGTTACGAGTTGCGCAACGGTGAAGCCATTGGGCGCGATCGCCGGGGGCGCAAGGCCCGGAGGAACAACGGCGGAGAGCCGGGCGCGACGGCCACCCAGGAGCTCTTTTGCTCTGCGTGCGACCAACTCTTTCTGTCACCTCACCAGCTACAGCAGCATCTGCGCAGTCACCGGGAGGGCGTCTTTAAGTGCCCTCTGTGCAGTCGCGTCTTCCCCAGCCCTTCCAGTCTAGACCAGCACCTCGGAGACCACAGCAGCGAGTCTCACTTCCTGTGCGTGGACTGCGGCCTGGCCTTTGGCACAgaggccctgctcctggcccacCGGCGAGCCCACACCCCGAATCCTCTGCACTCGTGTCCGTGCGGAAAGACCTTTGTCAACCTCACCAAGTTCCTGTACCATCGGCGTACCCACGGGGCGGGGGGCgtccctctgcccaccacaccGGTCCCCCCCGAGGAGCCGGTCATTGGGCTCCCCGAGCCGGCCCCGGCGGAGACTGGAGAGTCCGAGGCGCCGGAGCCTCCTGTGGCCGAAGAGAGCTCAGCAGGGCCGGCTGCCCCGGGCACCTACCGCTGCCTGCTGTGCAGCCGCGAGTTCGGCAAGGCCTTGCAGCTGACGCGGCACCAGCGTTTTGTGCATCGGCTGGAGCGGCGCCATAAGTGCGGCATCTGCGGGAAGATGTTTAAGAAGAAGTCTCACGTGCGTAACCACCTGCGCACGCACACGGGCGAACGGCCCTTCCCCTGCCCGGACTGCTCCAAGCCCTTCAACTCGCCCGCCAACCTGGCCCGCCACCGCCTCACGCACACGGGGGAGCGGCCCTACCGCTGTGGGGACTGCGGCAAGGCTTTCACGCAGAGCTCCACGCTGCGGCAGCACCGCCTGGTGCACGCGCAGCACTTCCCCTACCGCTGCCAGGAGTGCGGCGTGCGTTTCCACCGCCCCTACCGCCTGCTCATGCACCGCTACCACCACACGGGCGAGTACCCCTACAAGTGTCGCGAGTGCCCCCGCTCCTTCCTGCTGCGCCGGCTGCTGGAGGTGCACCAGCTCGTGGCCCATGCCGGCCGCCAGCCGCACCGCTGCCCATCCTGCGGGGCCGCCTTCCCTTCCTCGCTGCGGCTGCGTGAGCACCGCTGCGCCGCTGCTGCGGCCCAGGCCCCCCGGCGCTTCGAGTGCGGCACGTGCGGCAAGAAGGTGGGCTCGGCGGCCCGGTTGCAGGCGCACGAGGCGGCCCATGCGGCTGCTGGGCCGGGCGAGGTCCTGGCTAAGGAGCCCCCGGCCCCCCGGGCCCCCCGGGCCACTCGCGCGCCGGttgcctcccccaccaccctgggGGGCGCGGCCCCCGCGGCCCCCGCAGCCCCTGCCCGACGCCGGGGCCTGGAGTGTAGCGAGTGTAAGAAGCTGTTCAGCACAGAGACCTCGCTGCAGGTGCACCGGCGCATCCACACAGGGGAGCGACCGTACCCGTGTCCGGACTGTGGCAAGGCCTTCCGGCAGAGTACCCACCTGAAGGACCACCGGCGCCTGCACACAGGCGAGCGGCCCTTTGCCTGCGAAGTGTGCGGCAAGGCCTTTGCCATCTCCATGCGCTTGGCAGAGCATCGGCGCATTCACACGGGGGAGCGGCCCTACTCCTGCCCTGACTGCGGCAAGAGCTACCGCTCCTTCTCCAACCTCTGGAAGCACCGCAAGAcccaccagcagcagcatcagGCAGCCGTGCGGCAGCAGCTGGCCGAGGCCGAGGCCGCCGTCGGTCTGGCCGTCATGGAGACTGCAGTGGAGGCGCTGCCCCTGGTGGAGGCCATTGAGATCTATCCCCTGGCTGAGGCCGAGGGGGTCCAGATCAGTGGCTGA
- the ZNF574 gene encoding zinc finger protein 574 isoform X1, with translation MPVAVGQLRGMGAQGLAAAMTEESEETVLYIEHRYVCSECNQLYGSLEEVLVHQNSHVPQQHFELVGVAEPGVAVATEAASGTGLYQTLVQESQYQCLECGQLLLSPSQLLEHQELHLKMMAPQEAVAAEPPAKAPALSSSTIHYECVDCKALFASQELWLSHRQTHLRGTPAKPAAPVVLGSPVVLGPPVGQARVAVEHSYRKAEEGGEGAAVPSAAAAATTEVVTEVELLLYKCSECSQLFQLPADFLEHQATHFPAPVPESEEPALQQETLTPSPAEVPVSQPDPLPSSDHSYELRNGEAIGRDRRGRKARRNNGGEPGATATQELFCSACDQLFLSPHQLQQHLRSHREGVFKCPLCSRVFPSPSSLDQHLGDHSSESHFLCVDCGLAFGTEALLLAHRRAHTPNPLHSCPCGKTFVNLTKFLYHRRTHGAGGVPLPTTPVPPEEPVIGLPEPAPAETGESEAPEPPVAEESSAGPAAPGTYRCLLCSREFGKALQLTRHQRFVHRLERRHKCGICGKMFKKKSHVRNHLRTHTGERPFPCPDCSKPFNSPANLARHRLTHTGERPYRCGDCGKAFTQSSTLRQHRLVHAQHFPYRCQECGVRFHRPYRLLMHRYHHTGEYPYKCRECPRSFLLRRLLEVHQLVAHAGRQPHRCPSCGAAFPSSLRLREHRCAAAAAQAPRRFECGTCGKKVGSAARLQAHEAAHAAAGPGEVLAKEPPAPRAPRATRAPVASPTTLGGAAPAAPAAPARRRGLECSECKKLFSTETSLQVHRRIHTGERPYPCPDCGKAFRQSTHLKDHRRLHTGERPFACEVCGKAFAISMRLAEHRRIHTGERPYSCPDCGKSYRSFSNLWKHRKTHQQQHQAAVRQQLAEAEAAVGLAVMETAVEALPLVEAIEIYPLAEAEGVQISG, from the exons ATGCCCGTGGCTGTGGGCCAGCTGAGAGGCATGGGAG CCCAGGGCCTCGCTGCCGCCATGACCGAGGAATCCGAGGAGACGGTCCTGTACATCGAGCACCGCTATGTCTGCTCCGAGTGCAACCAGCTGTACGGGTCCCTGGAGGAAGTGCTCGTGCACCAGAACTCCCATGTGCCCCAGCAGCACTTCGAGCTGGTGGGCGTGGCTGAGCCTGGAGTCGCGGTGGCCACGGAGGCAGCTTCCGGCACGGGCCTCTATCAGACCCTGGTGCAGGAGAGCCAGTACCAGTGCCTGGAGTGCGGGCAGCTGCTCCTGTCCCCCAGCCAGCTCCTGGAGCACCAGGAGCTGCACCTGAAGATGATGGCTCCCCAGGAGGCGGTGGCGGCCGAGCCGCCAGCCAAGGCACCCGCACTCAGCTCCAGTACCATCCACTATGAGTGTGTGGACTGCAAGGCTCTCTTCGCCAGCCAGGAGCTCTGGCTGAGCCACCGGCAGACGCACCTCCGGGGCACTCCCGCCAAGCCTGCGGCCCCCGTGGTCCTGGGGTCCCCGGTGGTCCTGGGGCCCCCTGTGGGCCAGGCCCGTGTGGCTGTGGAGCACTCCTACCGCAAGGcagaggagggtggggaaggggcagctgTCCcttccgccgccgccgccgccaccactgAGGTGGTCACTGAGGTGGAGCTGCTCCTGTACAAGTGCTCTGAGTGCTCCCAGCTCTTCCAGCTTCCGGCCGACTTCCTGGAGCACCAGGCCACCCACTTCCCTGCCCCGGTCCCCGAGTCGGAGGAGCCCGCCTTGCAGCAGGAGACCCTGACTCCGTCACCTGCGGAGGTGCCTGTGTCCCAGCCCGATCCCCTGCCGTCCTCTGACCACAGTTACGAGTTGCGCAACGGTGAAGCCATTGGGCGCGATCGCCGGGGGCGCAAGGCCCGGAGGAACAACGGCGGAGAGCCGGGCGCGACGGCCACCCAGGAGCTCTTTTGCTCTGCGTGCGACCAACTCTTTCTGTCACCTCACCAGCTACAGCAGCATCTGCGCAGTCACCGGGAGGGCGTCTTTAAGTGCCCTCTGTGCAGTCGCGTCTTCCCCAGCCCTTCCAGTCTAGACCAGCACCTCGGAGACCACAGCAGCGAGTCTCACTTCCTGTGCGTGGACTGCGGCCTGGCCTTTGGCACAgaggccctgctcctggcccacCGGCGAGCCCACACCCCGAATCCTCTGCACTCGTGTCCGTGCGGAAAGACCTTTGTCAACCTCACCAAGTTCCTGTACCATCGGCGTACCCACGGGGCGGGGGGCgtccctctgcccaccacaccGGTCCCCCCCGAGGAGCCGGTCATTGGGCTCCCCGAGCCGGCCCCGGCGGAGACTGGAGAGTCCGAGGCGCCGGAGCCTCCTGTGGCCGAAGAGAGCTCAGCAGGGCCGGCTGCCCCGGGCACCTACCGCTGCCTGCTGTGCAGCCGCGAGTTCGGCAAGGCCTTGCAGCTGACGCGGCACCAGCGTTTTGTGCATCGGCTGGAGCGGCGCCATAAGTGCGGCATCTGCGGGAAGATGTTTAAGAAGAAGTCTCACGTGCGTAACCACCTGCGCACGCACACGGGCGAACGGCCCTTCCCCTGCCCGGACTGCTCCAAGCCCTTCAACTCGCCCGCCAACCTGGCCCGCCACCGCCTCACGCACACGGGGGAGCGGCCCTACCGCTGTGGGGACTGCGGCAAGGCTTTCACGCAGAGCTCCACGCTGCGGCAGCACCGCCTGGTGCACGCGCAGCACTTCCCCTACCGCTGCCAGGAGTGCGGCGTGCGTTTCCACCGCCCCTACCGCCTGCTCATGCACCGCTACCACCACACGGGCGAGTACCCCTACAAGTGTCGCGAGTGCCCCCGCTCCTTCCTGCTGCGCCGGCTGCTGGAGGTGCACCAGCTCGTGGCCCATGCCGGCCGCCAGCCGCACCGCTGCCCATCCTGCGGGGCCGCCTTCCCTTCCTCGCTGCGGCTGCGTGAGCACCGCTGCGCCGCTGCTGCGGCCCAGGCCCCCCGGCGCTTCGAGTGCGGCACGTGCGGCAAGAAGGTGGGCTCGGCGGCCCGGTTGCAGGCGCACGAGGCGGCCCATGCGGCTGCTGGGCCGGGCGAGGTCCTGGCTAAGGAGCCCCCGGCCCCCCGGGCCCCCCGGGCCACTCGCGCGCCGGttgcctcccccaccaccctgggGGGCGCGGCCCCCGCGGCCCCCGCAGCCCCTGCCCGACGCCGGGGCCTGGAGTGTAGCGAGTGTAAGAAGCTGTTCAGCACAGAGACCTCGCTGCAGGTGCACCGGCGCATCCACACAGGGGAGCGACCGTACCCGTGTCCGGACTGTGGCAAGGCCTTCCGGCAGAGTACCCACCTGAAGGACCACCGGCGCCTGCACACAGGCGAGCGGCCCTTTGCCTGCGAAGTGTGCGGCAAGGCCTTTGCCATCTCCATGCGCTTGGCAGAGCATCGGCGCATTCACACGGGGGAGCGGCCCTACTCCTGCCCTGACTGCGGCAAGAGCTACCGCTCCTTCTCCAACCTCTGGAAGCACCGCAAGAcccaccagcagcagcatcagGCAGCCGTGCGGCAGCAGCTGGCCGAGGCCGAGGCCGCCGTCGGTCTGGCCGTCATGGAGACTGCAGTGGAGGCGCTGCCCCTGGTGGAGGCCATTGAGATCTATCCCCTGGCTGAGGCCGAGGGGGTCCAGATCAGTGGCTGA